One Campylobacteraceae bacterium DNA window includes the following coding sequences:
- a CDS encoding FtsW/RodA/SpoVE family cell cycle protein, translated as MSKTKEADYILFLLSCTLITVSILFSYSLSVYTVVYYDYNQFHFFMRQCFVGILGMLIMWVFSQIPPDKIVGKVGMTLFILFFFLMAIMPLLPGSLVTAAGGANRWIRLPGFSLSPVEFFKIGFIYFLAWSFHRRVMDQPKKMSLKEEFLLLFPYFSAFFLVVFLVAFLQKDLGQVVLLGLVLMVLLVFANRSFKLFLVLGLCSLLTLATLIISAPHRIQRIYSWWALNQDRILSILPDIANSYLRVKELPVPYQVGHSLNAIYNGGFFGVGIGGGNLKMGYLSEVHSDFVLAGITEELGLFGIIVITILIFLVVWRIFRISNRVENPIYHLFTLGIALMIIIAFLINSYGITGIIPIKGIAVPFLSYGGSALLATSISIGLVLSISKEIRK; from the coding sequence ATGTCAAAAACAAAAGAAGCGGATTATATTTTATTTTTACTTTCTTGTACGTTAATTACTGTTAGTATTTTATTTTCTTATTCTTTGTCTGTTTATACTGTTGTTTATTATGATTACAATCAATTCCATTTTTTTATGAGACAATGTTTTGTTGGTATTTTAGGAATGTTAATTATGTGGGTTTTTTCACAAATTCCTCCTGATAAGATTGTTGGAAAAGTGGGAATGACACTGTTTATCTTGTTTTTTTTTCTTATGGCAATTATGCCTCTTTTGCCAGGCTCTCTTGTAACTGCAGCAGGTGGTGCAAACAGATGGATAAGGTTACCTGGTTTTTCTCTTTCTCCCGTAGAGTTTTTTAAAATTGGTTTTATATATTTTTTAGCCTGGTCTTTTCACCGTAGGGTAATGGACCAGCCAAAAAAAATGAGTTTGAAAGAAGAATTTTTATTATTGTTTCCTTATTTTTCTGCTTTTTTTCTGGTGGTATTTCTAGTCGCTTTTTTACAAAAAGATTTGGGACAAGTTGTTTTATTAGGTCTTGTATTAATGGTTCTTTTGGTTTTTGCAAACAGATCTTTTAAACTTTTTTTAGTACTTGGATTATGCTCTTTATTAACGCTAGCTACCTTAATTATTTCAGCACCCCACCGTATTCAAAGAATTTACTCTTGGTGGGCCCTAAATCAAGACAGAATTTTATCTATTTTACCTGACATTGCTAACTCTTATTTAAGAGTTAAAGAACTTCCTGTGCCATATCAAGTAGGTCATTCTTTAAACGCAATATACAATGGCGGTTTTTTTGGTGTTGGGATTGGGGGCGGAAATTTAAAAATGGGTTATTTATCTGAAGTTCATTCGGATTTTGTTCTTGCTGGAATTACTGAAGAATTGGGATTATTTGGTATAATTGTAATTACAATATTGATTTTTTTAGTAGTATGGCGAATTTTCAGAATTTCAAATAGAGTAGAAAATCCTATTTATCATTTGTTTACTTTAGGTATTGCTTTAATGATAATTATCGCTTTTTTAATTAACTCTTATGGAATAACAGGAATCATCCCTATAAAAGGAATTGCTGTTCCTTTTTTATCCTATGGGGGCTCAGCTTTATTAGCTACTTCAATATCAATAGGTTTAGTATTATCAATTAGTAAAGAAATAAGGAAATAA